Part of the Methanobrevibacter boviskoreani JH1 genome is shown below.
TAGGAATCCCTGTATATAATATTACCTCATTAATTGAAAACGGAAACAAAAGTAATGCAAACATGATGCACAACCCTGAAACCATTCATAAGTTTGTTGCAGATGAGGCATTAAAACAATATGCATTATTACATATGTTACCATCACATCTAGCTGATGCTCATATGTCTGGGGACATCCATATACATGATTTAGAATACTTTGCAGCAAGACCATTAAACTGTCTACAACATGATATTAGACAATTTATCAGATATGGTCTTAAAGTAGATGGAACCGGGGATCACACTTCTGTTGCAGGAGCTCCTGCTCATATGGAAACCTTAATGAATCATACAGGAGAAATCATGTTAGCAGCTCAACAGAACATGTCTGGAGGACAAGCTATGTCTTTCTGGAATGTATTCGTTGCTCCATTTGCAAGAGGCAGATCTTACGATGACATTAAACAATGTGTACAAATGTTAATCTACAACTTAAACATGGCTTATGCTGCTAGAGGTTCACAGGTACCATTTACAAGTATGCAATTAGAATTTGGAGTTCCTAAATTCTTAGAAGATGTAACTGCATATGGTCCTAGAGGTGAGGTTGTAGGAACCTATGGTGACTTTGAAGAGGAAACTAGATTAATCCAAAGGGCTTTCACAGAAACTTTATATGGTGGAGATAAAGACGGAAAACCACATCTTTTCCCAAATACAATCTACACATTACGTAAAGAAACATTAAAAGGAGATTATGACGAGGATTTATACAATGTTCATAAACTCTCAGCTAAATACGGTTCCCCTTACTTTGTGAATATGTTACCTAAATACAGAGGAAACATGGCAAATTATATGGGATGTAGAACCTGTCTTCAGGATACTTGGACTGGTGATTGGGATAAGGATTGTTTAAGAACCGGTAACCTTGCATATGTTACAATGAACCTACCAAGAATCGGATATCAATCTAAAGATGAATCACAAGTATTCGAATACTTAGATAATTATATGGATCTTGCAGTTGAAACCTTACTTATCAGAAGGGAACAAGGTCTTCACTGTTTAAATGATTATGATATTCTCCCATTCTTAACTCAGAAATTTGCAAAAGAAAACTATTACAGAGTTGAAAACTCAACATTGTCCTTTGGTTTCGTAGGATTAAATGAAATGTTAATGGCTCTATTTGGTGAAGGAATTGATAATCCTGATGCAAATAAATTCGGTGTAAAATGTATTAAATACATTTATGATAGAGCTCATGAATTACAAAAAGAAACAGGATTAAGATGGTCTGTAATTCAAACCCCTGCAGAGACTACTGCTTACAGATTTGCAACTCTTGATAAAGAACAATTTGGAGATAAAGCAATATTACAAGGGGATAATGGAGCTAACTATTACACTAACTCCTCACATGTACCTGTAAATTCCAATATCTCTCTCATTGATAAGATAAAAATCGAGGAACAATACCATCCACTTACTCCTGGTGGACATATCTTCCATGCATTTATGGGTGAATCTTACTCAGATCCTGAATCATTAATGAGTTTAACCAATAAGATTGCAAGAAAATCAGATATTGGTTTCTGGGCTTACAGTTCTGCTTTAAGTTTCTGTTTAAAATGTAAAACTTTAATGAAAGGATTAAGCAATAAATGTCCTACCTGTGGTGAAACTGAAGAGGTTGAATGGTATGATAGGATTACCGGATATGTTCAACAAGTAGGTCATGCAAAATCTGCTAATGGTGGATGGAATGCAGGTAAACGTCAAGAACTTATTGACAGACGTAGATTCCAAAAAAACTAAATCTTTAATCTCCACTTTTTATCCTTTTTAATAGATTTTGTTTTTTATCCATTTTTTACTTTTTTTTTATTTGGATTACACTTTTTCTATATTTCTTAAATTAAATTGGAATATTCATGTTTAATTCCTTTAAATATGGTAATTATTTTTATTTTATGATTTTTTTATTTTGTTTAATATTTTTTTAAAAAAAATTCTATTTTATGAATTTTTATTCTATTTTTCTAATCTTTTTATATTATTTAAAATATATTTCTATATAAATAAGTTTAAATATAGCTAAACTATAAATTATTTTAATTATCATTCAATTTTCATAAATTTTATTACAATTTTTACAATGTGATGTTATGGTTGATGAGGAAAAATATAATCAAGAAGTAAATAAAGTCAAGAATCAAGCTAATGAATTAAATCATTTAACTAATGAAGTTATTCCAGTTCTTAAAAAGGAAAACAAAGAGTTAAAAAAACTTAAAAATGAGTTAACTGAGGCATTGGATAATAGTACTAAGAAATATTATGATCAATTAGATATTAATGCGGAGTTAAGTGAAACATTTACTAAAAACGGTGCCGAATTGGCTTTAATTAAGGTTAAATATCAGAATCTTGAAAAGGAAAATAAAAAATTAAATGATAAATTAGCTGATTATCTTAAAAAGGAATCTGAAGAAGAAAAAGAGGATAAAGCTAAAGTTGATCTTGAAAGATTAAAAGAGGAAAACAAGAAAATATCCAAAGAATTAAAATCAGCTGAAAATAAATTAAATGAGCTTTCTGAAAAGGAATTGCCTTCCCTTAAAGATGAAAATCAGTCTCTTAAAAATAAGCTATCAGAAATTGAAACATATAAAGAGGATTTAAGAAAA
Proteins encoded:
- the nrdD gene encoding anaerobic ribonucleoside-triphosphate reductase, which produces METRSNIAENLKDDVKVSVKKNNGVMERFSYEKLLKSLVMVEAPFFESDKIIANVVSSLYDGITTKEIKKIVYESLSEIDEESANKYLANTTLKVRSTRDKIESFDLSKIANTLVEETGASQETAFEIASDVWKELKKLNVEYLTAPMIREIVNTKLVEYGLEDLRKNYTRLGIPVYNITSLIENGNKSNANMMHNPETIHKFVADEALKQYALLHMLPSHLADAHMSGDIHIHDLEYFAARPLNCLQHDIRQFIRYGLKVDGTGDHTSVAGAPAHMETLMNHTGEIMLAAQQNMSGGQAMSFWNVFVAPFARGRSYDDIKQCVQMLIYNLNMAYAARGSQVPFTSMQLEFGVPKFLEDVTAYGPRGEVVGTYGDFEEETRLIQRAFTETLYGGDKDGKPHLFPNTIYTLRKETLKGDYDEDLYNVHKLSAKYGSPYFVNMLPKYRGNMANYMGCRTCLQDTWTGDWDKDCLRTGNLAYVTMNLPRIGYQSKDESQVFEYLDNYMDLAVETLLIRREQGLHCLNDYDILPFLTQKFAKENYYRVENSTLSFGFVGLNEMLMALFGEGIDNPDANKFGVKCIKYIYDRAHELQKETGLRWSVIQTPAETTAYRFATLDKEQFGDKAILQGDNGANYYTNSSHVPVNSNISLIDKIKIEEQYHPLTPGGHIFHAFMGESYSDPESLMSLTNKIARKSDIGFWAYSSALSFCLKCKTLMKGLSNKCPTCGETEEVEWYDRITGYVQQVGHAKSANGGWNAGKRQELIDRRRFQKN